A region of Micromonospora sp. WMMD882 DNA encodes the following proteins:
- a CDS encoding alpha/beta hydrolase, with protein sequence MSHVTTADGTRIFYKDWGVGRPVLLSHGWPLSSDSWEAQQLFLAEHGYRVVAHDRRGHGRSTQTWHGNEMDTYADDLAALLDHLDLREVTLVGFSTGGGEVARYIGRHGTARVAQLVLVSAVPPFMLRTDDNPGGVPVEVFDGIRAGSLADRSQLYHDLADGPFFGNNRPGGHVSPGVREAFWRQGLQAGHRNAYECVAAFSATDFRPDLDAVDVPTLVVHGDDDQIVPYAVGGQASAARIKNARLITYPGAPHGITDTHKGQLGDDLLAFLKEYDNG encoded by the coding sequence GTGAGCCACGTGACCACCGCCGACGGGACGCGGATCTTCTACAAGGACTGGGGCGTGGGTCGCCCGGTGCTGCTGTCGCACGGCTGGCCGCTGAGCTCGGACAGTTGGGAGGCCCAGCAACTGTTCCTCGCCGAACACGGCTACCGGGTGGTCGCCCACGACCGCCGGGGCCACGGGCGGTCCACCCAGACCTGGCACGGCAACGAGATGGACACCTACGCCGACGACCTGGCGGCCCTGCTGGACCATCTGGACCTGCGCGAGGTGACCCTGGTCGGCTTCTCCACCGGCGGTGGCGAGGTGGCCCGCTACATCGGCCGGCACGGTACGGCCCGGGTCGCCCAGCTCGTGCTGGTGTCCGCGGTGCCGCCGTTCATGTTGCGCACCGACGACAACCCGGGTGGCGTGCCGGTCGAGGTGTTCGACGGGATCCGGGCCGGCTCGCTGGCCGACCGCTCGCAGCTCTACCACGACCTGGCCGACGGCCCGTTCTTCGGCAACAACCGGCCGGGCGGGCACGTCTCCCCGGGCGTGCGGGAGGCGTTCTGGCGGCAGGGTCTCCAGGCCGGGCACCGTAACGCGTACGAGTGCGTGGCGGCGTTCTCCGCCACCGACTTCCGGCCGGACCTGGACGCGGTGGACGTGCCGACCCTGGTCGTTCACGGCGACGACGACCAGATCGTGCCCTACGCTGTGGGTGGCCAGGCTTCCGCCGCGCGGATCAAGAACGCCCGGCTGATCACCTACCCGGGGGCCCCGCACGGCATCACCGACACCCACAAGGGTCAGCTCGGCGACGACCTGCTCGCGTTCCTGAAGGAGTACGACAATGGGTAG
- a CDS encoding alpha/beta hydrolase, with translation MGRTIVLVHGLWVTPRSWEHWVPYYEARGHTVLTPAYPGFEIEVEALRADPDTIAKLTVPETVAHLEKVIGALPEKPIIMGHSFGGTLTQLLLDRGHGAAGVVINSAPPEGIRVNPPSQIKSLFPILNNPAKRHQAAGFTPEQWHYAFTNTLSEEDSRAAYDRYAIPAPGSWVWAYGLLANFTPGRQETWVDFHNESRAPLLFLAGGADHIMPPSVNKSNARHYKAAGTVTDYREFPGRSHWTCAEPGWEQIADAALDWALRHAR, from the coding sequence ATGGGTAGGACCATCGTGCTGGTGCACGGCCTGTGGGTGACTCCGCGGAGCTGGGAGCACTGGGTGCCGTACTACGAGGCCCGGGGCCACACCGTGCTGACTCCGGCCTACCCGGGTTTCGAGATCGAGGTGGAGGCGCTGCGCGCCGACCCCGACACGATCGCGAAGCTCACCGTGCCGGAGACGGTCGCCCACCTGGAGAAGGTCATCGGCGCGCTGCCCGAGAAGCCGATCATCATGGGGCACTCCTTCGGCGGCACCCTCACCCAGCTCCTGCTGGACCGGGGGCACGGCGCGGCCGGCGTGGTGATCAACTCGGCCCCGCCGGAGGGCATCCGGGTGAACCCGCCCTCGCAGATCAAGTCGCTGTTCCCGATCCTCAACAATCCGGCCAAGCGGCACCAGGCCGCCGGGTTCACCCCCGAGCAGTGGCACTACGCCTTCACGAACACGCTGTCCGAGGAGGACTCGCGGGCCGCCTACGACCGGTACGCGATCCCCGCGCCGGGAAGCTGGGTGTGGGCGTACGGGCTGCTGGCCAACTTCACCCCGGGCCGGCAGGAGACCTGGGTCGACTTCCACAACGAGAGTCGCGCCCCGCTGCTGTTCCTGGCCGGCGGCGCGGACCACATCATGCCGCCGTCGGTGAACAAGTCCAACGCCCGGCACTACAAGGCGGCCGGCACGGTCACCGACTACCGCGAGTTCCCGGGGCGGTCCCACTGGACGTGCGCCGAGCCCGGCTGGGAGCAGATCGCCGACGCCGCGCTCGACTGGGCGTTGCGGCACGCCCGCTGA
- a CDS encoding LuxR family transcriptional regulator encodes MLAQKVGDGAVVLRGRDRELAAVTDLLAAARAARGAALVVRGHAGIGKTTLLDAARRAATDAGMLVLETNGAEAETALPFAGLHQLLAPLRGNLDALTPRLRRTLRGAFGEDDVRPDLFSVGLAVLELLGDTASRTPLLVVAEDAHWLDPETRDVLVFVARRLTVEPIAALMSVRAQHTDVLVRTGLTQLDLGELDDEAARRVLGDHAPALPAGLRDRILTEAAGNPLALVELPRLLTAGGVGLPDLLPLNERLESAFTDRFAQLPAATRAVLAVFSADTGCPLSTLLTIAGVLTRTEVATDAIQPAIDAGLLEIRAQRLWFRHPLVRSAVYRSVGDIARLTIHALLAEALTGDPDRRAWHRSAATLGADEDVSAELEAAAGRALDRGALGVAVAGLDRAADLTGDPDRRSSMLLRAADLAAQSHDRRVAAHLVARVDPTRGDAVDRGRLALVRDIVDAGDVRDTARIDALCDLAVAAHAAGDTGLAATLCWRAASRRWWACLPAHVGGRVTAALDALGLAADDPRALAIGAYAQPDVCGPEALRRLPTIVPDRADVDGMRYLGSAALVLGDFVTASSLLATVAAAYRSEGRAALLARTLSSAGFVRLWLGHWPEVRADTEEAERLAEETGERFWVVAARASRALHEAMSGNSDAAVRLADAVLASPLVTGVRFAAEAAQHARGVAANAAGRHDEALEILLRLFDPADPTHHLDMAGWALPDLADAAVRAGRQPEVADIVRRAGERAARLPSPMLRRSLGYAAAVLAADGEAGPAFARAYATDLADWPVHRARLDLAYGTWLRRRKRILESRAPLRAARDGFDALGAHAWGRLAREELRATGEESAGRAVSSGERLSAQELQTAMLAAAGLSNREIGQRLFLSHRTVSSHLYRIYPKLGISGRAQLRAALDALAGDPG; translated from the coding sequence ATGCTGGCGCAGAAGGTGGGCGACGGAGCTGTGGTGCTGCGCGGCCGGGACCGGGAGTTGGCGGCGGTCACCGACCTGCTGGCCGCCGCCCGCGCCGCGCGCGGGGCGGCGCTGGTGGTGCGCGGCCATGCCGGGATCGGCAAGACGACGCTGCTCGACGCGGCCCGCCGGGCCGCGACCGACGCCGGCATGCTGGTCCTGGAGACGAACGGCGCCGAGGCCGAGACGGCGTTGCCGTTCGCCGGCCTGCACCAGCTTCTCGCGCCGCTGCGGGGCAATCTCGACGCCCTGACGCCCCGGCTGCGGCGCACCCTGCGGGGCGCGTTCGGTGAGGACGACGTCCGCCCGGACCTGTTCAGCGTCGGGTTGGCGGTGCTGGAGCTGCTGGGCGACACGGCGTCCCGCACGCCGCTGCTCGTCGTCGCCGAGGACGCGCACTGGCTGGACCCGGAGACCCGTGACGTGCTCGTGTTCGTGGCCCGCCGGCTGACGGTGGAGCCGATCGCCGCGCTGATGTCCGTCCGCGCCCAGCACACCGACGTGCTGGTCCGGACCGGTCTGACGCAGCTCGACCTCGGCGAGCTCGACGACGAGGCGGCGCGGCGGGTGCTGGGCGACCACGCGCCGGCGCTGCCGGCGGGCCTGCGGGACCGGATCCTCACGGAGGCGGCGGGCAATCCGCTCGCCCTGGTGGAGCTGCCCCGGTTGCTCACCGCCGGTGGCGTCGGCCTGCCGGACCTGCTGCCCCTCAACGAACGGCTGGAGTCGGCGTTCACCGACCGGTTCGCGCAGTTGCCGGCGGCCACCCGGGCGGTGCTGGCGGTGTTCTCCGCCGACACCGGGTGCCCGCTGTCGACGCTGTTGACGATCGCCGGGGTGCTGACCCGCACGGAGGTCGCCACGGACGCCATTCAACCGGCCATCGACGCGGGCCTGCTGGAGATCCGGGCGCAGCGGCTGTGGTTCCGGCATCCGCTGGTGCGTTCGGCGGTGTACCGGTCGGTCGGCGACATCGCCCGGCTCACCATCCACGCGCTGCTCGCCGAGGCTCTCACCGGTGATCCGGACCGGCGGGCCTGGCACCGCAGCGCCGCGACGCTCGGCGCTGACGAGGACGTCAGCGCCGAGCTTGAGGCGGCGGCCGGGCGGGCCCTGGACCGGGGCGCGCTCGGTGTCGCCGTCGCCGGTCTCGACCGGGCCGCCGACCTGACCGGCGACCCGGACCGCCGGTCGTCGATGCTGTTGCGGGCGGCCGACCTCGCCGCGCAGTCGCACGACCGGCGGGTCGCCGCGCACCTGGTCGCCAGGGTCGACCCGACCCGGGGCGACGCCGTCGACCGGGGCCGGCTCGCCCTGGTCCGCGACATCGTGGACGCCGGCGACGTGCGTGACACCGCCCGCATCGACGCGCTCTGCGACCTCGCCGTGGCGGCCCACGCCGCCGGTGACACCGGCCTGGCCGCGACGTTGTGCTGGCGGGCGGCGTCCCGCCGCTGGTGGGCCTGCCTGCCGGCGCACGTCGGCGGTCGGGTCACCGCGGCGCTCGACGCGCTCGGGCTGGCCGCCGACGATCCGCGTGCCCTGGCGATCGGCGCGTACGCCCAGCCGGACGTCTGCGGGCCGGAGGCGCTGCGGCGGCTGCCCACCATCGTCCCGGACCGGGCCGACGTCGACGGCATGCGTTACCTGGGCAGCGCCGCGCTGGTCCTCGGTGACTTCGTCACCGCGTCGTCGTTGCTGGCCACCGTGGCCGCCGCGTACCGGTCCGAGGGGCGGGCCGCGTTGTTGGCCCGTACGCTCTCCTCCGCCGGCTTCGTCCGCCTGTGGCTGGGACACTGGCCGGAGGTGCGGGCCGACACCGAGGAGGCCGAGCGGCTGGCGGAGGAGACCGGCGAACGCTTCTGGGTGGTGGCCGCCCGGGCCAGTCGCGCCCTGCACGAGGCGATGAGCGGCAACAGCGACGCCGCCGTCCGGCTCGCCGACGCCGTGCTGGCCAGCCCGCTGGTCACCGGGGTGCGGTTCGCCGCCGAGGCCGCCCAGCACGCCCGGGGTGTCGCCGCCAACGCCGCCGGACGGCACGACGAGGCCCTGGAGATCCTGCTGCGGCTGTTCGACCCGGCGGACCCCACCCACCACCTGGACATGGCCGGCTGGGCGCTACCGGATCTCGCCGACGCCGCCGTCCGCGCCGGCCGGCAGCCGGAGGTCGCGGACATCGTGCGGCGGGCCGGGGAGCGGGCCGCGCGGCTGCCGTCGCCGATGCTGCGGCGTTCGCTCGGGTACGCCGCCGCGGTGCTGGCCGCCGACGGGGAGGCCGGGCCGGCGTTCGCGCGGGCGTACGCGACGGACCTCGCCGACTGGCCCGTGCACCGGGCCCGGCTGGATCTGGCGTACGGCACCTGGTTGCGCCGCCGGAAACGGATCCTGGAGTCCCGGGCCCCGTTGCGGGCCGCCCGGGACGGCTTCGACGCGCTCGGCGCGCACGCGTGGGGGCGGCTGGCCCGGGAGGAGTTGCGCGCCACCGGCGAGGAGAGCGCCGGACGGGCGGTGAGCTCGGGGGAGCGGCTGAGCGCGCAGGAGCTCCAGACGGCGATGCTCGCGGCGGCCGGGCTGAGCAACCGCGAGATCGGCCAACGGCTGTTCCTGTCGCACCGTACGGTCAGCTCCCACCTGTACCGGATCTATCCGAAGCTCGGCATCAGCGGCCGGGCCCAGTTGCGCGCCGCGTTGGACGCCCTGGCCGGCGACCCCGGTTGA
- a CDS encoding alpha/beta hydrolase has product MNTSRRTLIAGSAAVAAGALLGPAQAAAIPPPPPYRASGPTIVLVHGAFADASGWTEVVRILQRDGHRVIAPANPLRSVSADSAYLASVLTTVDGPLVLVGHSYGGMVITNAAVGNPRVKSLVYVAAFAPEQGETVQELQLKYPGSKLGEAALDFRPYPTADGAGSVDGYVKPEAFREVFAADLPRATTDVMAATQRPGDVHTLGEPSGPPAWRSVPSWYLVARQDNLIPADAQRFMARRAGAQTREVDASHVAMISQPRVTADVIRRAAR; this is encoded by the coding sequence ATGAACACCTCCCGGAGAACCCTGATCGCCGGTTCGGCCGCGGTCGCGGCCGGCGCCCTCCTCGGGCCGGCGCAGGCCGCGGCGATCCCCCCGCCGCCCCCGTACCGCGCGAGCGGGCCGACGATCGTGCTGGTGCACGGCGCGTTCGCTGACGCTTCCGGCTGGACCGAGGTGGTCCGCATCCTGCAACGCGACGGCCACCGGGTCATCGCCCCCGCGAACCCGCTGCGCAGCGTGAGCGCCGATTCGGCGTACCTGGCGAGCGTGCTGACCACCGTGGACGGTCCGCTGGTCCTGGTCGGCCACTCGTACGGCGGCATGGTCATCACCAACGCCGCCGTCGGCAACCCCCGCGTCAAGTCCCTGGTGTACGTGGCGGCGTTCGCGCCGGAGCAGGGCGAGACGGTCCAGGAGCTGCAACTGAAGTACCCGGGCAGCAAGCTCGGCGAGGCGGCGCTGGACTTCCGCCCGTACCCGACCGCGGACGGCGCGGGCAGTGTGGACGGCTACGTCAAGCCGGAGGCGTTCCGGGAGGTCTTCGCGGCCGACCTGCCCCGGGCCACCACCGACGTGATGGCCGCCACCCAGCGGCCCGGCGACGTGCACACCCTCGGGGAGCCGTCCGGCCCGCCGGCCTGGCGCAGCGTCCCCTCCTGGTACCTGGTGGCCCGGCAGGACAACCTGATCCCCGCCGACGCGCAGCGGTTCATGGCCCGCCGTGCCGGGGCGCAGACCCGGGAGGTCGACGCCTCGCACGTCGCCATGATCTCCCAGCCCCGGGTGACCGCCGACGTGATCCGGAGGGCTGCCCGGTGA
- a CDS encoding helix-turn-helix domain-containing protein — MGYVLDTSDIPAPDRVEAVHTAMMHASAPCHVLHENPDGGIHARMEVWDLGNANIFTHRSSGIRLLRTAKLARQDGMPVIALSVQQRADGRIEQRARQRVVPPGELLVVDLSGAYDFSWSGDGAAGCLQIPYDQLGLPLDLVRRAAFEVAASPLYPMVTAHIAQLSRRAAGIATDAASATVAAASIDLARALLVSAARSGRHRQVRAETLLTRVRAFVRMRLADPDLTPAAIATAHGISLRQLYKVCAEANLSIEQWIISERLHRVRHELTQPDRQHVPIGVIALRWGFRDPTHFTRRFKARYGMTPSQWRRASAAARA; from the coding sequence ATGGGGTACGTCCTCGACACGTCGGACATCCCCGCGCCCGACCGCGTGGAGGCCGTGCACACGGCGATGATGCACGCGTCCGCCCCCTGCCACGTGCTGCACGAGAATCCCGACGGTGGCATCCACGCCCGGATGGAGGTGTGGGACCTCGGCAACGCCAACATCTTCACCCACCGGTCCTCCGGCATCCGGTTGCTGCGCACGGCGAAACTGGCCCGGCAGGACGGCATGCCGGTGATCGCCCTGTCGGTGCAGCAGCGCGCCGACGGGCGGATCGAGCAGCGGGCCCGGCAGCGGGTCGTGCCACCGGGCGAACTGCTCGTGGTGGACCTGTCCGGGGCGTACGACTTCTCCTGGTCGGGCGACGGGGCCGCCGGCTGCCTGCAGATCCCGTACGACCAGCTCGGTCTCCCGCTCGACCTGGTGCGTCGGGCCGCGTTCGAGGTGGCCGCCAGCCCGCTGTACCCGATGGTCACGGCACACATCGCACAGCTCAGCCGGCGAGCGGCCGGCATCGCCACCGACGCGGCCTCGGCGACGGTGGCGGCGGCCAGCATCGACCTGGCCCGGGCGTTGCTGGTCTCGGCGGCCCGCTCCGGGCGGCACCGACAGGTGCGCGCCGAGACGTTGTTGACCCGCGTCCGGGCCTTCGTCCGGATGCGGCTGGCCGACCCGGATCTCACCCCGGCGGCGATCGCCACGGCACACGGCATCTCGCTGCGGCAGCTCTACAAGGTGTGCGCCGAAGCGAACCTCAGCATCGAACAGTGGATCATCAGCGAGCGACTGCACCGGGTACGGCACGAGCTCACCCAGCCGGACCGGCAGCACGTGCCGATCGGCGTGATCGCCCTCCGCTGGGGCTTCCGCGACCCCACCCACTTCACCCGCCGCTTCAAGGCCCGGTACGGCATGACGCCGAGCCAGTGGCGGCGCGCGTCGGCCGCCGCCCGCGCCTGA
- the aroB gene encoding 3-dehydroquinate synthase translates to MRRLCEDIDGRRVALITDDTVVALHANRLAEKLAREGVPVTLRAFESGEENKSLRTAADLWDWLAGTELTRRDIVLGVGGGVVIDTVGWVASAYMRGLPYINVPTTLLAQVDAALGGKVAVDHSTAKNLIGSFHQPKAVVSNVGYLSTLDKRQLRAGLAEAIKKGIIASPDLFALIEQRHPAILSADVAATMTLVRAASAIKCRLVAKDPYEEDLRRPLNLGHTVGHAVETVTGYGPVLHGEAVAFGTACAARIAEARGLLDARTRQRITGLLATVGLPTTLDTLPARVDPARTVAALGQIRKIRDGRLRFVLPVGLGETVIADDVSDREIHAAVTHRGDGAHRQRTAA, encoded by the coding sequence GTGCGACGCCTGTGCGAGGACATCGACGGCCGGCGGGTCGCGCTGATAACCGACGACACCGTGGTGGCGCTGCACGCCAACCGACTCGCCGAGAAGTTGGCGCGGGAAGGGGTTCCGGTAACGCTCAGAGCTTTCGAATCGGGTGAGGAAAACAAAAGTCTGCGCACCGCCGCCGACCTGTGGGACTGGCTCGCCGGCACCGAGCTGACCCGCCGGGACATCGTGCTCGGCGTGGGCGGCGGCGTGGTCATCGACACCGTCGGCTGGGTGGCCAGCGCATACATGCGGGGACTGCCCTACATCAATGTGCCTACCACTCTGCTGGCCCAGGTGGACGCGGCTCTGGGCGGCAAGGTCGCCGTCGACCACTCGACCGCGAAGAATCTGATCGGCTCCTTTCACCAGCCGAAGGCTGTCGTCTCCAACGTCGGTTACCTGAGCACGCTCGACAAGCGTCAACTCCGGGCCGGGCTGGCCGAGGCGATCAAGAAGGGCATCATCGCGTCCCCGGATCTGTTCGCGCTGATCGAGCAGCGGCATCCGGCGATCCTGTCCGCCGACGTCGCCGCCACGATGACGCTCGTCCGGGCGGCGAGCGCGATCAAGTGCCGGCTGGTCGCGAAGGACCCGTACGAGGAGGACCTGCGTCGCCCACTCAACCTCGGCCACACCGTCGGGCACGCCGTGGAGACGGTCACCGGCTACGGTCCGGTGCTGCACGGAGAGGCCGTCGCGTTCGGCACCGCCTGCGCCGCCCGCATCGCCGAGGCGCGCGGCCTGCTCGACGCCCGCACCCGACAGCGGATCACCGGCCTGCTGGCCACGGTCGGTCTGCCCACCACGTTGGACACGTTGCCGGCCCGGGTCGATCCGGCCCGTACGGTCGCCGCGCTGGGTCAGATCCGCAAGATCCGCGACGGGCGGCTCCGGTTCGTGCTTCCGGTCGGTCTGGGTGAGACGGTGATCGCCGACGACGTGTCGGACCGGGAGATCCACGCGGCGGTGACGCACCGCGGCGACGGCGCCCACCGGCAGCGGACGGCGGCGTAG
- a CDS encoding helix-turn-helix domain-containing protein, with translation MLVLDTRSLPAGERAEAFQSTVSANCSSSMASFEDPDAIQARMTVFDFGPAKVFNIDASGTTLRRTPKMSRAETETSVVLALPMRTDNHIAWAREERQFGPRDLLLVDLSVPYVYGWKGRGASYALHVDVDDLDLPRDMIHSAARELRGSPLYDLVRDHVARVTADADTLAHRPGAAELGAASVDLMRALVVSAAGADRRLRDALHSSTQARVRAYVRHHLRDPDLTPERIAAANAISVRTLYKLYEESGQSLEQSIIEQRLRGARADLTADRPRHTSIAAVARAWGFANPSFFTQRFRAAFGVTPRQLATARPRQPEAARRRQNRAS, from the coding sequence GTGCTCGTACTCGACACGCGGTCGCTGCCGGCCGGGGAACGCGCCGAGGCGTTCCAGAGCACGGTCAGCGCCAACTGTTCCTCCAGTATGGCGTCGTTCGAGGACCCCGACGCCATCCAGGCGCGGATGACGGTCTTCGACTTCGGGCCGGCGAAGGTGTTCAACATCGACGCCTCGGGGACCACGCTGCGGCGTACCCCGAAGATGTCCCGGGCGGAGACCGAGACGTCCGTCGTCCTGGCGCTGCCGATGCGGACCGACAACCACATCGCCTGGGCCCGCGAGGAGCGCCAGTTCGGGCCGCGTGACCTGCTCCTGGTCGACCTGTCCGTGCCGTACGTCTACGGCTGGAAGGGACGGGGGGCCTCCTACGCCCTGCACGTCGACGTGGACGACCTCGACCTGCCCCGCGACATGATCCATTCGGCGGCCCGGGAGCTGCGCGGCAGCCCGCTCTACGATCTGGTGCGCGACCATGTGGCCCGGGTGACGGCCGACGCGGACACCCTGGCCCACCGCCCGGGCGCGGCGGAGCTGGGCGCGGCCTCGGTCGACCTGATGCGGGCGCTTGTGGTTTCCGCCGCCGGCGCGGACCGTCGGCTGCGGGACGCCCTGCACTCCTCGACGCAGGCGCGGGTCCGCGCGTACGTCCGTCACCACCTGCGGGATCCGGACCTGACCCCGGAGCGCATCGCCGCCGCCAACGCCATCTCCGTACGGACCCTCTACAAGTTGTACGAGGAGTCGGGGCAGAGTCTGGAACAGTCGATCATCGAGCAGCGGTTGCGGGGCGCCCGCGCCGACCTGACCGCCGACCGACCCCGGCACACCTCCATCGCGGCGGTGGCCCGGGCCTGGGGTTTCGCCAACCCCAGCTTCTTCACCCAGCGGTTCCGGGCCGCCTTCGGCGTGACCCCGCGCCAACTGGCGACCGCGCGCCCGCGCCAACCGGAGGCTGCGCGCAGGCGACAGAACCGCGCGTCCTGA
- a CDS encoding sugar nucleotide-binding protein has translation MSGRPRVLIMGSGFIAGHVGQRLRALGHAVTISSRRRPSTPETRQLDWSPVDVVDRDQVRELVDAVRPDAVVTVHGPSDITWCEENAAQAMAAHLGSARHLAEVLAGRRVVMISTDNVFPGRRDSCGESEPTEPANVYGRAKLAAERELLRDRADALALRVSLVYGWDSAGLRPNFFTTCVELLRAGRPVPVPDDHWNTPVLVDDVAAWTTALLDSPHTGVVHLGGPRRLSRLAWARHVAERVDADPGLLRPVPRRDTRYACRPRNACLHSERAGDLPELRGLRPVDVLTATTRLIEAGPPPS, from the coding sequence GTGAGCGGTCGACCACGGGTGCTGATCATGGGGTCGGGCTTCATCGCCGGCCACGTCGGGCAGCGGCTGCGCGCCCTCGGGCACGCCGTCACCATCAGCTCGCGGCGTCGCCCGTCGACGCCGGAGACCCGGCAGCTCGACTGGTCACCGGTCGACGTGGTGGACCGGGACCAGGTACGTGAGCTGGTAGACGCCGTACGGCCGGACGCGGTGGTGACCGTGCACGGTCCCTCGGACATCACCTGGTGCGAGGAGAACGCGGCGCAGGCCATGGCCGCCCACCTGGGCAGCGCCCGGCACCTCGCCGAGGTCCTGGCCGGTCGCCGGGTGGTGATGATCTCGACGGACAACGTCTTCCCGGGCCGCCGGGACTCGTGCGGGGAGTCCGAGCCCACCGAGCCGGCCAACGTGTACGGCCGGGCGAAGCTCGCCGCCGAGCGGGAGCTGCTGCGCGACCGCGCGGACGCGTTGGCGTTGCGGGTGAGCCTGGTCTACGGCTGGGACTCCGCCGGCCTGCGGCCCAACTTCTTCACCACCTGCGTGGAGCTGCTGCGCGCGGGTCGTCCGGTGCCGGTGCCGGACGACCACTGGAACACCCCCGTCCTGGTGGACGACGTGGCCGCCTGGACGACGGCGCTGCTCGACTCCCCGCACACCGGGGTCGTGCATCTCGGCGGGCCCCGGCGGCTGAGCAGGCTCGCCTGGGCCCGACACGTCGCCGAGCGCGTCGACGCCGACCCGGGGCTGCTCCGGCCGGTCCCCCGGCGCGACACCCGGTACGCGTGCCGCCCGCGCAACGCGTGTCTGCACAGTGAGCGGGCCGGTGACCTTCCCGAGTTGCGGGGCCTGCGGCCGGTGGACGTGCTCACCGCCACCACCCGGTTGATTGAGGCGGGGCCGCCACCGAGCTGA
- a CDS encoding DUF4430 domain-containing protein, whose translation MSVRMRLQVFGNTVGKIDNIAYAPGLTVRQAMERAFDQHTAKAYHFEMRYYGQSLGYLVSMIDDLSDQIGSDPGTFVFWELSVNGKIADTGVDTTVLHDGDEIGWDYLAYTPGRHDSTLYQRVRDRRLTPVGVR comes from the coding sequence ATGTCGGTCAGGATGCGGTTACAGGTGTTCGGCAACACGGTCGGCAAGATCGACAACATCGCGTACGCGCCCGGGTTGACCGTGCGCCAGGCGATGGAACGGGCGTTCGACCAGCACACCGCCAAGGCGTACCACTTCGAAATGCGGTACTACGGCCAGAGTCTCGGCTACCTCGTCAGCATGATCGACGACCTCTCCGACCAGATCGGCAGCGATCCGGGCACGTTCGTGTTCTGGGAGCTCTCGGTCAACGGGAAGATCGCCGACACCGGGGTGGACACCACCGTGCTCCACGACGGCGACGAGATCGGTTGGGACTATCTCGCCTACACCCCGGGCCGTCACGACAGCACCCTGTACCAGCGGGTCCGGGACCGGCGCCTGACGCCGGTCGGCGTCCGGTAG
- a CDS encoding MFS transporter — MKRGVASADGLLAVAASWGVFWGGWAALIPGMKADLALSDQQLGFALFAIPVGAVPAMLLTGRLARRLRQHTLPLVTVVFALAVASTAVASSYQAFVVALFLVGGSSGAIEVALNATTAAYEARDGRRLFNRVHAATPVAMLAAAPAVGLARQVGVPTEAVLLLIAAVVAVSAALVVDRRGWQEPAAAPAGARPRRLLAPLLLVGAIGATALLMENAVEQWGAIHLEQRLGVGPLVASLAPATYMAGLAIGRMIAQRHGDRVSERRLLMLGGALGGVGLAVGAAAWSPWWSLLGFGISGLGIAPVLPTLLSAAGRAAGPQRRATAISVVTIVGYAGFLSSPPLVGVLAGGLGLRTALTLVALGGAVLVVGAQVTRMLSAPAGGPGGAESPALSGARAAEPGQGDGGGGRTG, encoded by the coding sequence GTGAAACGTGGCGTGGCTTCGGCCGACGGGCTACTGGCCGTAGCCGCCAGTTGGGGGGTCTTCTGGGGTGGCTGGGCTGCCCTGATTCCCGGCATGAAGGCGGATCTCGCGCTGAGCGACCAGCAGCTCGGCTTCGCGTTGTTCGCGATCCCGGTGGGGGCGGTGCCGGCCATGCTCCTCACCGGGCGGCTCGCCCGGCGGCTGCGGCAGCACACCCTGCCGCTGGTGACGGTGGTGTTCGCGCTGGCCGTCGCGTCGACGGCGGTCGCGTCGTCGTACCAGGCGTTCGTCGTCGCGTTGTTCCTGGTCGGCGGGTCCAGCGGCGCGATCGAGGTGGCGCTGAACGCGACCACGGCCGCCTACGAGGCGCGCGACGGCCGCCGGCTGTTCAACCGGGTGCACGCCGCCACGCCGGTGGCGATGCTGGCCGCCGCCCCCGCGGTCGGGCTGGCCCGTCAGGTGGGCGTCCCCACCGAGGCGGTCCTGCTCCTGATCGCGGCGGTGGTGGCGGTCAGCGCGGCGCTGGTGGTGGACCGGCGCGGCTGGCAGGAGCCGGCCGCCGCGCCCGCCGGCGCCCGCCCGCGTCGGCTGCTCGCCCCGTTGCTGCTGGTCGGTGCGATCGGCGCGACCGCGCTGCTGATGGAGAACGCGGTCGAGCAGTGGGGCGCGATCCACCTGGAGCAGCGGCTCGGGGTGGGTCCCCTGGTGGCCAGTCTCGCGCCGGCCACGTACATGGCGGGTCTGGCGATCGGCCGGATGATCGCGCAACGCCACGGCGACCGGGTCAGCGAGCGTCGGCTGTTGATGCTGGGTGGCGCGTTGGGCGGGGTGGGGCTGGCGGTCGGCGCGGCGGCGTGGAGCCCGTGGTGGTCGCTGCTCGGGTTCGGGATCTCCGGTCTCGGCATCGCGCCCGTCCTGCCGACCCTGCTCAGCGCGGCCGGTCGGGCCGCCGGCCCGCAGCGGCGGGCCACCGCGATCTCGGTGGTCACGATCGTCGGGTACGCGGGTTTCCTGTCCAGTCCCCCGCTGGTGGGCGTGCTCGCCGGCGGGTTGGGCCTGCGGACGGCATTGACGCTGGTGGCGCTCGGCGGCGCGGTGCTGGTGGTCGGCGCGCAGGTCACCCGGATGCTGTCGGCCCCGGCCGGCGGGCCGGGCGGCGCGGAGTCGCCCGCCCTCAGCGGGGCGCGGGCGGCCGAACCGGGGCAGGGCGACGGCGGAGGGGGACGGACGGGGTGA